One genomic region from Corvus hawaiiensis isolate bCorHaw1 chromosome 21, bCorHaw1.pri.cur, whole genome shotgun sequence encodes:
- the TRIM32 gene encoding E3 ubiquitin-protein ligase TRIM32, producing MAAAPHLNSDALREVLECPICMESFTEEHLRPKLLHCGHTICKQCLEKLLANSINGIRCPFCSKITRITSLAQLTDNLTVLKIIDTAGLGEVVGLLMCKVCGRRLPRHFCKSCSLVLCEPCKEASHMPQGHRVIAIKEAAEERRREFGTRLARLRELMGDLQKRKAALEDVSRDLQSRYKAVLQEYSKEERKIQEELARSRKFFTTSLSEVEKINNQVMEEQAYLLNLAEVQIMSRCDYFLAKIKQGDIALLEEAADEEEPELTNSLPRELTLQEVELLKVSHVGPLQIGQVVKKPRTVNVEESLMETAASSFVPFREPDLVQEEPSCTPHSSPAKPRMPEAATSIQQCSFIKKMGSKGSLPGMFNLPVSLHVTSQGEVLVADRGNFRIQVFTRKGFLKEIRRSPSGIDSFVLSFLGADLPNLTPLSVTMNCHGLIGVTDSYDNSVKVYTMDGHCVACHRSQLSKPWGIAALPSGQFVVTDVEGGKLWCFTVDRGMGVVKYSCLCSAVRPKFVTCDAEGTIYFTQGLGLNLENRQYEHHLEGGFSIGSVGPDGQLGRQISHFFSENEDFRCIAGMCVDARGDLIVADSSRKEILHFPKGGGYNILIREGLTCPVGIAITPKGQLLVLDCWDHCIKIYSYHLRRYSTP from the coding sequence ATGGCTGCCGCCCCTCATCTCAACTCGGACGCGCTCCGAGAGGTCCTGGAGTGCCCCATCTGCATGGAGTCCTTCACCGAGGAGCACCTGAGGCCCAAGCTCCTGCACTGTGGGCACACCATCTGCAAGCAGTGCCTGGAGAAGCTCCTGGCCAACAGCATCAACGGGATCCGGTGCCCCTTCTGCAGCAAGATCACGCGGATCACCAGCTTGGCCCAGCTCACCGACAACCTCACTGTGCTGAAGATCATCGACACAGCCGGCCTGGGGGAAGTGGTGGGACTTCTCATGTGCAAGGTCTGCGGGAGGAGGCTGCCAAGACACTTTTGCAAGAGCTGTAGCTTGGTTTTGTGTGAGCCATGCAAGGAGGCTTCGCACATGCCCCAAGGACACAGAGTCATTGCTATCAAAGAGGCTGCTGAGGAGCGTAGGAGGGAATTTGGGACCAGGCTTGCCAGGCTTCGAGAGCTCATGGGTGATcttcagaaaaggaaagctgCTCTAGAGGATGTTTCAAGAGACCTGCAATCCAGATACAAAGCGGTTCTGCAGGAGTACAGCAAAGAGGAGCGCAAGATCCAGGAAGAGCTGGCCAGGTCACGCAAGTTCTTCACCACCTCTTTGTCTGAAGTGGAGAAGATAAATAACCAGGTGATGGAGGAGCAAGCTTACCTACTGAACTTAGCAGAAGTGCAGATAATGTCTCGCTGTGACTACTTCCTTGCCAAAATAAAGCAGGGAGATATAGCTCtcctggaggaggcagcagatgAGGAAGAACCAGAACTGACAAACAGTCTCCCGAGGGAGCTGACTCTCCAAGAGGTGGAACTCCTTAAGGTGAGCCATGTGGGACCACTGCAGATCGGGCAGGTGGTGAAGAAACCCCGGACAGTTAACGTGGAGGAATCGCTCATGGAAACCGCAGCATCCTCCTTTGTACCATTTCGGGAGCCTGACTTGGTGCAGGAGGAGCCCAGCTGCACCCCCCATTCCTCGCCAGCCAAGCCAAGGATGCCTGAAGCAGCCACGAGCATCCAGCAGTGTTCCTTCATCAAGAAGATGGGCTCCAAGGGCAGCCTGCCAGGGATGTTCAACCTCCCCGTCAGCCTGCACGTCACCAGCCAAGGCGAGGTCCTCGTGGCAGACCGGGGCAACTTCCGAATCCAGGTTTTTACCCGCAAAGGCTTCCTGAAGGAGATCCGCCGGAGCCCCAGCGGCATCGACAGCTTCGTGCTGAGTTTCCTTGGAGCAGACTTGCCCAACTTGACCCCCCTTTCTGTCACCATGAACTGCCACGGGCTGATCGGTGTGACAGACAGCTACGACAACTCTGTCAAGGTGTACACCATGGATGGCCACTGCGTGGCGTGTCACCGGAGCCAGCTGAGCAAGCCCTGGGGCATCGCCGCGCTGCCCTCGGGCCAGTTCGTTGTCACCGACGTGGAAGGGGGGAAGCTCTGGTGCTTCACTGTGGACCGTGGCATGGGGGTGGTGAAGTACAGCTGCCTGTGCAGTGCCGTGCGCCCCAAGTTTGTCACCTGCGACGCTGAAGGGACCATTTACTTCACTCAGGGGCTGGGGCTCAACCTGGAGAACCGGCAGTACGAGCACCACTTAGAAGGAGGCTTCTCCATCGGCTCCGTCGGCCCAGATGGGCAGCTGGGACGCCAGATCAGCCACTTCTTCTCCGAGAATGAGGATTTCAGGTGCATTGCTGGGATGTGCGTTGATGCCAGGGGAGACCTGATCGTTGCTGACAGCAGTCGCAAGGAAATCCTGCATTTTCCTAAAGGAGGCGGCTACAACATCTTAATCCGGGAGGGACTCACCTGCCCGGTGGGCATTGCCATTACTCCCAaagggcagctgctggtgctggacTGTTGGGATCATTGCATTAAGATCTACAGTTACCACCTGAGAAGATACTCCACCCCTTAA